The following nucleotide sequence is from Trypanosoma brucei gambiense DAL972 chromosome 3, complete sequence.
atcaaataaataaaatcgTGTAACGTTAACCCCATCCTGCAGTATCAAGGGGAGAGTTTGAGTGTCATTAGATTCATCTCATGCTTCACatgatttctttccttttacaaGCGTGAATGAGCTATGAGGAGGGAGGGGAACTGATGGTaaagtaataaaataaaagaaagttaTAATGATATGATTGTGGAATTGCGTCTCTCCATATGTTAACATATACACGAATATACATGTGTTTGTATacatcttttttaaaaaatatatatatatgtgggaattttttttaccatacttttttttcattttttttttttgaatctgCTCATCAACATAGGttagaagcaaacaaaaaacaagtaaaaaaagaggagaaagcgGTCTGAGAcactgctgtggagaggggCTATAACGGCTGAAGCCCTTTACACTCTTCTTGCGTGTAGTACCATCAGTTCTACCAGACGTTTGGTTgcatttaaaatattttgttACGACTGATAATTttgttatattattattatttttttttttcaacggTTATCGCTAATTGTTAACCCGATACGTCAGGTGTGGGTTCCTGTGGTCATCCCATGAAGTTTGGGAATGTTACGACTCTCCAGTCGGTGCCACTTGTATGAAAAGCTTGGGCGCACAAAACTTGGCGCAGAAGTGTTGTTGAAAACACGCAATGATATGCGAGGGTTTGGGAAGGACAGTAATTTTATTGTTCGATTTCTCGCGCGCAGGCGACCGATTGATTTCTTAGCGTTGGAGGTGGATGGCCGTTTAGCACGGGAATTGCATCCCTCTTTTCGTATTGTAAAAAATGCATGTACTCTTTTACTTATGGGACCCGTTTTTGTAATGCTCGTCAGTGGCATGATGTCACCTACTTATTATCTTTTAGTTTCTACCAATATAATGACGGTGGATCGTTACAATGGTTTATGGGAATTTTCGCACTGGGCGGTGGTATTGTGTGGGcagttgtttgtgttttttttcctttacgaCCTTTCGGTGTATGTTCGTTATCCATTTTTTGCCTATATTTTTGTGCCCATGTACCGGCGTTTGGGTCTGCAGCGTCATCAGAATGTTACGGTTCCATTGGATGAGGTAAGGCGACGGGCACGCGCAAAACCGTTAGGCGCTCCATTGAGTACTGTAGGAAAGAAACTTAAGAATAAACAAACGGGAACACGCGGTTCCTGattaaccttttttttgttattttttttatcatcactattattatcatcataaTTAttaatatacatatatattttttctcttctgccTGAGGGCTACATCATGTGTTTTGCGTAAAAGTAAGATTCCCCTTAACCTGTTGTTGGAAATCTGTCTCCATTGCGAATGTTGGCCTTTGCTagtgctattattattattattatgttgttgttgttgttgttgttgctgttgttccaACTTACTCATTTTCCCATGTCACTGATCTCTTTGCTATTTATCCGGTTGCCACTGTCGTATGAACTGCCGACAGTTTACAGCAATAAAGGGGTTTATAAAGCACCACCAAAGGGAGGAGGCGGgaacaggaaaaagaaaaggaaaaaagaaagtgcgTTTGCGCGTGGTGTATTCCATTATAAAAGTTGATCAGATAATTTGGTGAGTTTTGCGCCTAATCGTACGGACGATAGGGACTTGCGActacaacttttttttttaaagaaagaagtgaTAGCGGTGGTGGGAAAATCATTAGTGTATTACGGGAAGGGAATAGGCGTTACAAGATAGGTCctaaaaaggagaaagacaTTGCGTTGTGAGGGGAGCGCGAGCTCCAACTTGAATTTGAAAtagcagaaacaaaaattgaACCTTGCGATGAACTTCGCCGTACCTCCAGAATATTTAGCTTCTTACGTGAATGCGCAGGCCGTGGTACCAAAAACCGCGCCACCGGCTAATCTTCAGCATCGATTTGAGGACCCGCACCAAATGCAAAACTGGGGTCCCCAAGGTGTTGCACCAGTTACCACTGATGCGCACACAACATACGGAACTCATGCTGATCAGCCACAAGAATATCTCCCGCAGCAGTACCAACAGGGTGGGCAACCAATAACAGCGCAAAACTCAAACAAACTCTACAAGGCGTCAGCACCTCCCCACTCACCACAACCGCAGCAATATTTGCCAACCACACCTTCTCCCCAGCAATCAGACACGGTGATTTGTTGGGATGTTCAACTTGCAAAGTTGCATGAGAAGAGCACATTTCTTGATCACCCCACAATTCCgcggtttcttcactcatATGTGGATCAGGATATGTCACGGTTACCTCCATCGCTGCAGTACATCGCTCCCGCAAATCGTACGACCATGCGGCCAACTGCTCAAGTGCTTCCAAATACATCGAAGCTGGCAGACACGTTGCAGCTGCCGCTAGGAATTATTTTTCAACCCTTTGCGGATACCCGACCAGCTGAAGTAGATTTTTCACAACTAGGTGGGCGCCTTATACGTTGTTGCAGGTGCATTGCATATATAAACCCTTTCACAACGTTCTGTGAAGGAGGGCGGCGGTGGCAGTGCATGTTATGCCGGCACATGAATGAGACACCGAACGAATACTTTTGCCAACTGGATCAACAAACAGGGTTGAGGTTAGATTTGCTTCAGCGCCCCGAGTTGACACATTGTTCAGTAGACATCTACCCATCACGGGAGTTTTTGCGAAATCCCCCTCAACGGCCGGCATTTATTCTTTTGTTGGACTGCACGTATCATGCAATAGCTTCAGGGAATCTGCGGGCCATTTGTGAGGGCGTTCTTGCAGCGCTTGACACTATGAAAGACGAGGACGCCATTTATATGGGCGTTATTGGCTTTTCATCTACGGTGTACTTTTTCAACATGGCCTCGACATTACAGTCCCCTCGGGTTATTGTGGCACCCGACATTGTGTGGGATGATTGCAAGGTGGAAGACAACTTCAAAGTAGAACCCATTGAATTACCCAGCAGCGTTAATGAACTGTTGGTTAATGTGAAGGATTCCTACCCACTGCTGAAGGAGCTTTTTGAGAAACTTCCAGAGTTGTGCAGCGATACGAAAGATGTGGGTTGTGCATTTGGTCCTGCTTTTGCTGCGGCACTCTCCATGCTTGGAAACAGTGGAGGCAAGATACTGGCGAGTATTGACACCATGCCGTCTATTGGCAGTGGAAAACTAAGCCCACGATTTAACATTTCAAAACTCTCTAACCAACCAAAGGAGTATACTGTGTTGACGGAGGCAAACGAATGGTACAAACATCGGGCTTTGGCGTGCTCGAATAGTAATATATCCGTTGACATATTCGCTGGTTCCGCACAGGATTTGGATCTGGCGACAATTGCTCCTCTTGCTCGCCTCACCTCAGGAAAAATATACCGTTGTACCCCAGTTACTTTGAACGGCATCTCACGTCAGGTACACCGTGTGTTGACGCGGTACACCGCCTTTGAGGCTCTTCTACGCGTGCGCACGTCAAAGGGCCTAACTGTACCGAATTTCTATGGACATTGCCACGTGCGGGAACCCGATCTTCTTGCTCTTCCCATAGGTGATGAAGATTCTTCTTACACAGTGGAGCTAAAACCTACCCATGACCTCAAGGGCAACTATGCTTATGTTCAAATTGCTGTTGTTCACACCAATCGTTCTCGAGAGAGGCGTATTCGTGTGCATACATTTCAACTGGCTATATCGGGATCTATTGGTCAGGTAGTGAACTCCGCGGACTCTCTCGCAGTTGCGTCTTTCCTCAGCAAGATGGCTATTGACAGTGCCATAAAGAATCCATTCCAAAAGGTTCAGCAGCGGATAATGGAGCGCTTACTGACTACCATACGTGCAGTGAAAACTCATAACGAATCTCATGGTCAACGTGGTGGGTATTTTATGATGCCAGATTCACTTCGTTTCGTCCCTCAGTTGTTGCATGGTTTCTTTAGGAGTGCAGCGATTGGGTTCTCGACTTCGACGCCTATTCTCCCAGACGAGCGTATGGCTGCCATCTCCCAAGTGGTTTGTACGGCACCGCAAGGTATCGTTCCTTTTTTCATTGGATGGACATTTGAGGTGTATTCTCCATATGTACCGCCTGAGGAACTGCCGCAACCAATTTTTTCCTCGCaatctttttttaaaccaGATGGTGTTTATTTACTGCATATCGGAACCGCACTCGTCCTCTGGTACGGGCGAACCACTGATCCTGCCGTTCTCAACGTATTAGGTTTACCGTCCAACAGCGGAGAAACGCAGGCACCGAAGGGAACGCCGCAGTCACAAGGAAGGGAACCGCGATATTTAATCACGGATGAACAACTGATTGAAATCCGCAGACGTTTAGATGAATTGTTGTGGAAGTTGAGTGATATCACACGCTGTGGATTTACTGTCTCTCTTGAAATATGCCAGCAGGGCAGCAAAACAATTGAGCCGGTGCTCACCCGCATGATGATGGAAGATGAAGTGCGGTCATTGCCAAACTACGCATCTTTTCTGCGGGACGTATGGCAGAAGTCTTCACTGATCGCTAAGTGAGTACAGTTCATAAAagatgggggggggggtaaggCTTCATTCCCGAAACGCACGTATTATATGCTTAGGATTAGTTGAGGATGGACACACGcatattcatatatttttacaaatatatatatatatatatatctttgcGCAGTAACACATAAATGTTACTGCGCAGTGGCGAGGAGGGAAATGTGGGATTCAGTGCAAGGGTGCATACGGTAAGCGGCAAAGTGATGATATTAACTCTGAGCAGGGTGTTGTGAGAGTCAAGAGGGCATGTTCAGGTAGCGGCGCAATCACAATAGCAGCCTTCACATCACCATCttgttcactttttttttttttgacgtgCCGGCGTGTAATGTAGTGGAAATTTAGCAGTGATCAACATTTAGGGTACTGTCACACTCACACTCAcaccctctctctctcttttctccgTCGGTGGAAAAACCGCgttattttcgttgttgttgttgttgttaactTGCGGTGCTTGCGTTAACTTTTCtcatccctttcctccttttcttcttcattttgtgAATTGGTAGCTTGCAGCAGTGAATTGCATGTGTCTGTGTATGTTAGTTAATGAACTGTTAAATAAGTTGTGGAGGAAGTTTGAGGTTGTGGTTGCAGGAAGAAACAGGTGCGTGAGATGCAGTGTTTTTGGTGTTACTGGtagcggggggggggggagcattttctttttcgttttttatttaatcgcgtgtttttttttttgtggctgtGGTGATGAATGCGGAGTCGGATTTGTGTTATCCTTTTTGCACTCTGTACCTCAGCTCAGTGGTGAAGTCTCAATATATAGATAGTGTATTGTCTCCTTTGGATACGTCAATTGCTTGCGTCTTAATGACTGTGTTTCGCTTCCATGAGGTTTTCGTGACATTTTTTTGGTTACATTTCCCGTTTGTTGCTCGCCTCTTCTTGCGTTCGGTATTGCGATGCAAGTAcctctgtgtgtgttttttttaaggcgatttcttcttgttttttttcttaattgtGTCAAAGCACGTGCAGGTGGTGAGCATTACATATAAGGCTATAGATATAGTTCATAAAGGCTGGAGAGCGGAACAGGCGGTCTTATTGAATTACCAAAGAAGGATAAAACATAGCaattataatattaataataaggAATCCAGGTACTTTGAGGCTGCAGCTGTAGTGAGAGATagttaaaaaaggaagcaaagaaattGAGGGAGAGATTATACATCTCCTCTTGtgtcgtctttttttttctttcttttttttttttttaaaaattgtactacaaaacaataaaactaTTGAAATGCCAAAGGTTCCCATCCCTATGTGCAGCGGGTGGGTTCTGAAGTCAGTGATGTTGCTTCTATTGGTTCTGATTACCATAAAGTCTGTGCCGGAGGTTGTAGCAGCAGCTCAAGACAAATCCGTATCTTTGGGAAGCCGTGAGGAGCAAATTGCTTTttgggaaggggaaattgaAAAGTTAAGGTCAAAGAGCCTCATTGAGGCTGAGCGAAGATACGGTAATGCCAAACATGAATTGGAGGAGGCAAAGAAGAATTCGGGATGGTTTTTTGTTAGTGAAGTTGACAAGGCACGGATAAAGCGACTGGACGAGGCGTACCGAGAGCGACTTGCTGAACTCTCTGTGTTAAATAAGCAAGAGGAGATGTTATTGGCCAAACTCAAGCCTCTGTATGGAATTGTCTCGCAGCGCTTCATGCAGGAGCAGCGTGACACAATTGCTCAAACGTTGCGTACCTTGCAGGATATGAGTTACGACCAAGCATGGTACAACTCCCTCTTTAATATTAGAGAGGCGGAGTCTTTTACGGATCTAATTATCGGGTTCGCTATTGAGTGGTTGTCAACTTATATATTCATGTATCCATTTGCATCTCTCTACTACGCTTTTTGGTCGGCTCCATGGTCCATCTATGCTTATTCCTCCGGCCCATTTGACATTGTTGTGGGCGCTTTCGCTTGGGTGGCTTCAGTGACTTTCATGCTTCTGCCGTATCTTGCGCTTATTGGTGGAGGTTATTACTTAACTAGGAGCCGCGGTATCCACATCTCAGACATGTTGCGTAGTTTTGGTGCGAGAAGACGCAGGGGCTGAGACGAGAATTattagaaatatatatatatatttttccttctgtgcATAAAATGAGGGGAATGGCCAACTATTGGTGTAGCCATTTATGCTCGTTTCTCTctcgctctctctctctgtaggtgtttgtttgtttgtttgtttgtttgtttgtttgtccttGCATCCGCAGAAGTAATGGCGCCTCCAAGCCGCGCGTCAGTTCAGCCTTTTGGATTGGAGACCATTTGATAGTAGGCGAAGAAAATTTCGTAACTTTGTATGCGTATGTGCGCTTACGCCTGCGCCTTTTACCGTGCACCCCAATTGTGTTATAAATCCAGTGGTTGCATGCAATTAGTTATCTATTTTTGGTTCAGTGGATAGCATACAAGGGGTTTCACCTTTTCACAAATCTCTTCTACTAACGTCGCAGTGATTTGTGTTACGATTAAGTAgtaacatttttaaaaatataagtACTGGTGTGCCTGAAAATGTGGCTATGGGGTGTATGTAGTACCGTCTGGTTCCTTATTGAGTCTTTATTTTCAATTCTTTAAAACAATACGGATGATTCCCATCTACTTATTTTGTTGCGTTctttaataaaataaatgccTCACTTCCTCAAATACAACGTTGTTGCGTTCATGATCCAGTTTCCGGCAGTTTTCCAAGGAACATCCATTgtagtcattttttttcttttttttatttgtcgaTACAAGAGCGGGCCGCTTTCTGTAGAGGAAGCGTAACATCTACAAGGGATTGTTGAGGTGATTGTAGCCCCACAACTTAGCACCACTATCAAGCGttaatgaaaggaaatgacaaCGACTGTAACGCTGCGGACCCGGAGGTATCTCAACTTGTCATTCCTCCAGAACTCGAAAGGGCTCTTCATGCACATCAAATATCTGCGCTTCACTTCATGTGGAGGAAACTTGTTGACAACGGCATAGAACGTGTTATTCGTCAGAGCCGTGGTGCACCACTGACTGACCGTGTGAGGTTGTATCAAGAAGTGTTTGGTTGCATTGTTGGTCACTCAATGGGATTGGGAAAAACCATCACTGCGCTCAGTTTCTTGTTATTACTGCAAAAACACTACGCAACATCTGACAATGTAAGTAGTAAGCACAAAGTCACCGATTCCTCTGAGGCTAGTGAAGACGAAGATACAGCCGAGGCACCCGTCACCGCTTCATGTATTCGCGTGCTTGTGTTAACACCGCGCAGTTGCACGTACCATTGGCAAAGTAGTGCTGAGCAGTGGATGAGTTCCAGTCTTTTCGGAGGCACGCAACTACCTTTGTACGTACCGCTCGGCAACAGTGCTACAGACGCCCTCGTGTTAAAACATTACCACGAAGGTGGTGCTCTGCTTCTTGGATATGAGGAGTATAATAAACTCGTATCTCGAGCGAGGGAAGTAGCTGGTGGTGGTCAGTCCTATTCTCGTGTTCATTCCATTTTTGACCGTAGTCGACCACCTCTACCGCTTACACGCCAAGTTGTCATGTCGGAAATGTTGGAAAGTTTTGATGTGGTTGTCTTTGATGAGTCGCATCGTTTTAAACGTCCCAAGTCGAGGCTTGTGACGGCACTCAAACAGTCTTTGCACGCTGTGCAACTGCGTATCGCACTGACGGGGACTCCGCTACAGAATCACCTTGAAGAATACGGCGTCATGCATTCAGTAGTGACAGGTGGTGCTTTCGATTTGGCTCCGTTTCGTCGTCTCTTCGCCATACCCATTGAGCGAGGCCAATGTGCCGATTCCACATATGAACAATATTTGGAGATGCAAAAATGTGTCGCTTCACTTCGGCGGTTCTTTTCCACTACTGTGCACCCGTGCGGGCCGGAGGTACTGAAGCGTGACCTTCCAGAACGGCGCGAGTACCTCATTCTTGTGGGGTTATCACCTCAGCAGGAGGACGCATACCGCTCTCTCTTGAGGCAGTTCTTTCCTGATATGAATAAGGGCGTAATATTAAACCTGCATCACAAGGCTTCACACATATGTTGTCATGCGATGATGGACAACCAACTTGTGCAGGTACTCTGCCAGAGTGTATATGTTGATGAGAATGGACGAGAAACCCATAGCAACTTAGGGGCGGGAAGGGGTGTTCAAACTCCTGGGAAAGATAGTGTTACTGATGACTGTGACAGCGAATCAAGGGAAAGTTCTCGGGATGAGTCAGAATTTAGTGGCGATATAAGCAGTTCCTCTTCGTCGACGTCTTCTAGTGCTAGTGACTTGAAAGGACAATCACAGACAAATACGTCAAAGGAAAATGCTTCCGTAGATATTTGGCTCAAAAGGTTGCGAATTGACGAATCCCCGAAACTTAACCTGAcgctttcccttcttcgCTACATTAGTGAGGATCTTCGCGAAAAGGTGGTGCTCTTTTCCACTTACAAGAGCCACTTGTACCTTCTCATGTTTCTCCTAAGACAAAGAGGTGTCGTTTCTGAGGTTTTACATGGAGGCGTTGAGGTTAAGGAACGTCAGCTGATCATTGACCGCTTTTCGGTCGATCCATCGCTGCGTGTGTTGTTGTGCTCAACAAAGGCACTTGGTGT
It contains:
- a CDS encoding protein transport protein Sec24A, putative, whose translation is MNFAVPPEYLASYVNAQAVVPKTAPPANLQHRFEDPHQMQNWGPQGVAPVTTDAHTTYGTHADQPQEYLPQQYQQGGQPITAQNSNKLYKASAPPHSPQPQQYLPTTPSPQQSDTVICWDVQLAKLHEKSTFLDHPTIPRFLHSYVDQDMSRLPPSLQYIAPANRTTMRPTAQVLPNTSKLADTLQLPLGIIFQPFADTRPAEVDFSQLGGRLIRCCRCIAYINPFTTFCEGGRRWQCMLCRHMNETPNEYFCQLDQQTGLRLDLLQRPELTHCSVDIYPSREFLRNPPQRPAFILLLDCTYHAIASGNLRAICEGVLAALDTMKDEDAIYMGVIGFSSTVYFFNMASTLQSPRVIVAPDIVWDDCKVEDNFKVEPIELPSSVNELLVNVKDSYPLLKELFEKLPELCSDTKDVGCAFGPAFAAALSMLGNSGGKILASIDTMPSIGSGKLSPRFNISKLSNQPKEYTVLTEANEWYKHRALACSNSNISVDIFAGSAQDLDLATIAPLARLTSGKIYRCTPVTLNGISRQVHRVLTRYTAFEALLRVRTSKGLTVPNFYGHCHVREPDLLALPIGDEDSSYTVELKPTHDLKGNYAYVQIAVVHTNRSRERRIRVHTFQLAISGSIGQVVNSADSLAVASFLSKMAIDSAIKNPFQKVQQRIMERLLTTIRAVKTHNESHGQRGGYFMMPDSLRFVPQLLHGFFRSAAIGFSTSTPILPDERMAAISQVVCTAPQGIVPFFIGWTFEVYSPYVPPEELPQPIFSSQSFFKPDGVYLLHIGTALVLWYGRTTDPAVLNVLGLPSNSGETQAPKGTPQSQGREPRYLITDEQLIEIRRRLDELLWKLSDITRCGFTVSLEICQQGSKTIEPVLTRMMMEDEVRSLPNYASFLRDVWQKSSLIAK